A window of the Paenibacillus woosongensis genome harbors these coding sequences:
- a CDS encoding phosphopantetheine-binding protein encodes MLENVNIGIDDDFVEIGGHSLLALKLEVELQRHFDIDHFDLQECNTIRKMAAYIEEKLAVAVGGGGIQ; translated from the coding sequence GTGCTTGAAAACGTCAATATCGGTATCGATGACGATTTTGTTGAGATTGGCGGGCATTCGTTACTTGCGCTCAAGCTTGAGGTAGAACTGCAGAGGCATTTTGACATCGACCATTTCGATCTCCAGGAATGCAATACGATCCGTAAGATGGCGGCGTATATTGAGGAGAAGCTGGCGGTTGCTGTTGGTGGAGGGGGAATACAATAA